Proteins co-encoded in one Armatimonadota bacterium genomic window:
- the ilvC gene encoding ketol-acid reductoisomerase → MAKVYYDQDANLDVLKGRKVAIIGYGSQGHAQAQNLRDSGVDVIVSDLPGTPNWEKAIEDGFKPVSAAEASSEASIIQILTEDEVQPKVYKSEVEMNLTEGKALLFSHGFNIHFGQIVPPANVDVIMVAPKGPGHLVRRQYTEGAGVPALIAVQQDASGKAKEIALAYAKGIGATRVGVLETTFKEETETDLFGEQAVLCGGATSLVIAGFETLVEAGYQPEIAYFECLHELKLIVDLMYEGGISWMRYSISNTAEYGDYTRGPRIINENTRAEMKRILGEIQRGEFAKEWILENAANRPVFNAARRMAKEHMIEEVGARLREMMPYLKKKR, encoded by the coding sequence ATGGCAAAAGTTTATTATGATCAGGATGCTAATCTCGATGTGTTGAAGGGGCGAAAGGTTGCAATCATTGGCTATGGGAGTCAGGGCCATGCCCAGGCGCAAAATCTAAGAGATAGCGGCGTTGATGTAATCGTCAGCGACCTTCCTGGCACGCCAAATTGGGAAAAGGCGATTGAGGATGGTTTCAAACCAGTATCGGCGGCGGAAGCTTCATCGGAAGCAAGCATCATCCAAATCCTTACAGAGGACGAGGTTCAGCCAAAGGTTTACAAGAGCGAAGTTGAGATGAACCTTACTGAGGGTAAAGCCCTATTATTTTCGCATGGTTTTAATATTCATTTTGGGCAGATAGTTCCACCGGCGAACGTTGATGTGATAATGGTTGCGCCCAAAGGCCCAGGTCATCTTGTGCGTCGGCAATATACCGAAGGCGCAGGCGTCCCAGCTCTAATTGCTGTGCAACAAGATGCTTCTGGCAAGGCAAAAGAGATAGCGCTGGCATATGCAAAAGGAATCGGTGCGACGAGGGTAGGCGTCCTAGAGACCACCTTTAAGGAAGAAACTGAAACAGACCTCTTTGGCGAGCAAGCTGTGCTGTGTGGCGGGGCGACATCCCTTGTTATTGCTGGTTTCGAGACGCTAGTTGAGGCAGGTTACCAACCGGAAATTGCGTACTTCGAGTGTTTGCATGAGTTGAAGCTTATCGTAGATCTTATGTACGAAGGCGGTATCAGCTGGATGAGATATTCAATCAGCAATACCGCAGAATATGGCGACTATACTCGCGGGCCGCGGATAATCAATGAAAATACGCGTGCTGAAATGAAGCGCATTCTAGGCGAAATCCAAAGAGGCGAATTCGCAAAGGAATGGATACTTGAAAATGCAGCCAACCGACCAGTTTTCAATGCGGCTCGGAGGATGGCAAAAGAGCATATGATTGAAGAGGTAGGTGCACGCCTTCGCGAAATGATGCCGTATTTGAAAAAGAAGCGGTAA
- the ilvD gene encoding dihydroxy-acid dehydratase: MRSDAVKKGLERAPHRMLFYADGLTKEEMARPLIGVVNSANEIVPGHIHLDKIAEAVKAGIRMAGGTPLEFGMIGICDGIAMGHEGMKYSLASRELIADSVESMTIAHGLDALVLIPNCDKIIPGMLMAAARLNIPAIVISGGPMLAGFYKGEAISFTKVMEGVGAVASGKMTEEELAQIEEVACPGCGSCAGMFTANSMNCLTEALGMGLPGNGTIPAVASARIRLAKQAGMAIMNLLEKQIKPRDIMTKGAFENAIAVDMALGCSTNTVLHVLAIANEARVKLDLDDFNKLSARTPHLCSLSPAGKHHLEDLDQAGGIPAVMNELLKNGLLPSPDNITATGKTVRENISKREILRPDVIRSVASPYHAEGGLAILRGNIAQDGAVVKQSAVAPEVLKFSGPAVVFDSEDAATSAILSGKLPKGSVIVVRYEGPKGGPGMREMLFPTAAVVGMGLETEMALITDGRFSGASKGCSIGHISPEAAEGGNIALLKDGDIIDIDIPAKTINVRLSDEELAKRRASWTAPEPKVKEGYLARYARCVTSAGTGAIVK, from the coding sequence GTGAGAAGCGATGCCGTGAAAAAGGGGTTGGAGCGTGCTCCCCACAGAATGCTATTTTATGCCGACGGATTGACAAAGGAGGAAATGGCAAGGCCGCTTATTGGAGTTGTAAACTCAGCAAACGAAATTGTACCTGGCCATATCCATCTGGATAAAATTGCAGAGGCTGTCAAGGCTGGAATCCGAATGGCAGGCGGAACTCCGCTCGAGTTCGGCATGATAGGAATCTGCGACGGGATTGCGATGGGACACGAAGGGATGAAATACTCCCTGGCAAGCAGAGAGCTTATTGCAGACTCGGTAGAATCAATGACAATTGCGCATGGTTTGGATGCACTTGTACTCATTCCAAACTGCGACAAGATTATACCGGGAATGCTAATGGCAGCTGCACGTTTGAATATTCCTGCGATAGTAATAAGTGGCGGACCAATGCTTGCGGGCTTCTATAAGGGAGAGGCGATATCTTTCACAAAGGTTATGGAAGGTGTAGGCGCAGTTGCAAGCGGCAAAATGACGGAGGAGGAGCTGGCACAAATTGAAGAGGTTGCTTGCCCTGGCTGTGGTTCATGTGCTGGAATGTTCACGGCAAACTCAATGAACTGTCTGACAGAAGCTCTTGGGATGGGGCTTCCAGGGAACGGCACGATACCGGCAGTTGCTTCTGCACGCATTCGCTTGGCGAAGCAGGCAGGCATGGCAATTATGAACCTCCTTGAGAAGCAAATCAAGCCTAGGGATATTATGACAAAAGGTGCGTTCGAGAATGCAATTGCAGTTGATATGGCACTTGGTTGTTCGACAAACACCGTGCTCCACGTGCTTGCGATTGCCAATGAGGCCCGCGTTAAACTCGATCTTGATGATTTCAATAAGCTGAGTGCACGAACACCGCACCTCTGTAGTCTCAGCCCTGCAGGGAAGCACCATCTGGAAGACTTGGACCAAGCTGGCGGGATACCTGCGGTTATGAATGAACTCCTTAAAAATGGCTTGCTTCCATCGCCAGATAACATAACGGCGACTGGCAAAACTGTCCGAGAAAATATAAGTAAGCGTGAAATCCTACGGCCTGACGTAATACGTTCTGTCGCAAGTCCATATCACGCAGAAGGAGGTTTAGCCATCCTGCGAGGCAATATTGCCCAGGATGGTGCGGTTGTAAAGCAGTCCGCTGTTGCGCCTGAAGTGCTTAAATTCTCCGGCCCAGCAGTTGTTTTCGATTCAGAGGACGCGGCGACTTCAGCAATTCTTAGTGGCAAGCTCCCTAAAGGCTCCGTTATTGTGGTTCGATATGAAGGGCCGAAAGGTGGACCAGGAATGCGCGAAATGCTTTTCCCAACAGCTGCTGTTGTAGGCATGGGACTTGAGACAGAGATGGCGCTCATAACTGACGGGCGATTCTCTGGTGCATCGAAAGGGTGCTCTATTGGCCACATCTCGCCCGAAGCTGCCGAGGGCGGCAATATCGCGTTGTTAAAGGATGGCGACATCATTGATATAGACATCCCAGCTAAAACAATCAATGTTAGGCTATCCGACGAAGAGCTGGCAAAGAGGCGTGCATCATGGACTGCCCCTGAGCCAAAAGTGAAAGAAGGATATCTCGCTCGATATGCACGATGTGTTACATCTGCCGGCACTGGAGCGATCGTAAAATAG
- the ilvN gene encoding acetolactate synthase small subunit, with translation MQHTITALVENKPGVLARVAGLFARRGFNIESLAVSITEDPSVSRMTIVVGGDDAVLEQITKQLNKLIDVIKVVDYKGIPIVERELALIKVNADAGVRSEIMQIVDIFRAKIIDVSEKTFTVEVTGSVDKINAIEKLLESYGIKEVVRTGRIAMMRGAKTP, from the coding sequence ATGCAACATACGATAACAGCTTTAGTTGAAAACAAACCTGGTGTTCTAGCTCGGGTTGCGGGGCTATTTGCCCGCAGGGGGTTCAATATCGAGTCACTAGCCGTTAGTATAACCGAGGACCCTTCGGTGTCTCGAATGACAATCGTGGTTGGTGGAGACGATGCAGTGCTCGAACAGATTACAAAACAGCTCAACAAGCTAATTGACGTAATCAAGGTTGTCGATTATAAGGGAATTCCAATTGTGGAACGAGAGCTTGCATTGATTAAAGTCAACGCCGATGCTGGCGTACGCTCGGAGATTATGCAGATTGTAGACATTTTTCGCGCTAAAATTATCGATGTTAGCGAAAAAACGTTCACAGTGGAAGTCACAGGCAGCGTTGATAAGATTAACGCAATTGAAAAGCTTCTTGAGAGCTATGGAATTAAGGAAGTCGTCCGCACTGGCCGCATCGCCATGATGCGCGGTGCCAAAACTCCATAA
- the ilvB gene encoding biosynthetic-type acetolactate synthase large subunit, whose product MKITGAQALLESLRREGVEVIFGFPGGVMLPIYDCLYDCKDIRHILVRHEQGAAHAADGYARATGKVGVCCATSGPGATNLVTGIATAYMDSIPIVAITGQVRTTALGKDSFQEADITGITMPITKHNFLVKNSKDVPEIVAEAFHIARTGRPGPVLIDMPMDVSLGVIDYKPVTNVDIPSYKPNTVGHPLQIKKAAKLIASAERPVIYAGGGVISSGASPELLELSERTSILVTTTLLGKGAFPETHPNSLGMLGMHGTAYANYAVAHCDLLIAIGARFDDRVTGKLDAFAQKAKVIHIDIDPAEIGKTVHVDVPIVGDCKLVLQDLLKYVEPRKPTSWNEQVMKWKAEYPLHYSENGLLPQYVIEKIWEVTNGEAVVATGVGQHQMWAAQFYKCKYPRQFLSSGGLGTMGFGFPAGIGAKVGRPNDIVFVIDGDGSFQMTLQELIVAVENKIAVKVAILNNQYLGMVRQWQELFWNRRYAGVDIAAQPDFVKLAEAYGAVGMRIEKKEQVVDALKKSLEYDNVPVIMDFHIEREENVFPMIPAGQSIEEMMVRRPK is encoded by the coding sequence TTGAAGATAACAGGAGCACAGGCATTATTGGAATCCTTAAGACGCGAAGGTGTTGAGGTTATATTTGGTTTTCCAGGAGGCGTCATGCTTCCTATATACGACTGCCTGTACGACTGCAAGGATATTCGACATATACTTGTAAGGCACGAGCAGGGCGCAGCCCATGCGGCTGATGGTTATGCTCGTGCGACCGGAAAAGTAGGAGTTTGTTGTGCGACATCTGGCCCAGGAGCAACAAATCTAGTAACAGGAATTGCTACTGCATATATGGATTCGATTCCCATAGTCGCAATCACTGGGCAGGTGAGAACAACGGCGCTTGGTAAGGATTCCTTCCAAGAAGCCGATATCACCGGAATCACCATGCCGATTACTAAGCACAACTTCCTCGTGAAAAATAGCAAAGATGTGCCAGAGATTGTGGCGGAAGCGTTTCATATCGCTCGCACAGGTCGTCCTGGCCCTGTGCTTATAGACATGCCTATGGATGTATCTTTAGGTGTGATTGACTACAAACCTGTAACCAATGTTGACATCCCATCATACAAGCCGAACACTGTGGGTCATCCACTTCAAATTAAAAAGGCGGCAAAGCTAATAGCATCTGCTGAGCGTCCAGTGATATACGCCGGCGGGGGTGTGATTTCCTCAGGTGCCAGTCCTGAACTTTTGGAGCTGAGCGAGCGCACTAGTATTTTGGTGACAACTACACTTCTAGGCAAAGGAGCGTTCCCCGAGACCCATCCAAACTCGCTTGGCATGCTGGGAATGCATGGAACGGCTTATGCGAACTATGCCGTAGCGCATTGTGATTTGCTGATTGCCATCGGCGCTCGGTTTGATGATCGTGTTACAGGCAAACTGGATGCTTTTGCCCAAAAAGCGAAAGTCATCCATATAGACATTGACCCAGCCGAGATTGGCAAAACAGTGCATGTGGATGTGCCAATTGTCGGCGACTGCAAGCTTGTTCTCCAGGACTTGCTTAAATATGTTGAGCCCCGCAAGCCAACTAGTTGGAATGAACAAGTTATGAAGTGGAAGGCTGAATATCCGCTCCATTACAGTGAGAACGGTTTGCTTCCGCAGTATGTGATTGAGAAAATTTGGGAAGTCACAAACGGTGAGGCGGTAGTTGCGACAGGCGTTGGCCAGCATCAGATGTGGGCCGCCCAGTTTTATAAGTGTAAATACCCGCGTCAATTCCTATCATCTGGCGGTCTTGGAACTATGGGTTTTGGTTTCCCAGCAGGAATCGGAGCGAAGGTTGGGCGACCCAATGATATTGTATTTGTAATTGATGGCGACGGCAGCTTCCAAATGACCTTACAAGAGCTAATTGTGGCTGTGGAAAATAAAATTGCCGTGAAGGTGGCTATCTTAAATAACCAGTATCTCGGCATGGTGCGGCAGTGGCAGGAGCTGTTCTGGAACCGTCGCTATGCAGGAGTGGATATCGCTGCTCAGCCGGACTTTGTAAAACTTGCAGAGGCGTATGGTGCGGTTGGCATGCGCATTGAGAAAAAGGAGCAAGTTGTTGATGCTCTTAAAAAATCACTGGAATACGACAATGTGCCTGTGATTATGGACTTCCATATCGAGCGCGAAGAAAACGTCTTTCCAATGATCCCTGCTGGGCAGAGCATCGAGGAAATGATGGTTCGACGACCAAAGTAA
- a CDS encoding 2-isopropylmalate synthase, with amino-acid sequence MSRRILIFDTTLRDGEQSPGASMNIEEKLEVAKQLARLNVDVIEAGFPISSPGDFEAVKTIAQQIKGPAIAGLCRANDADIDRTWEAVRYSNKPYIHTFIATSDIHLERKLKKSREEVLDLAVKAVKRAKSYCENVEFSAEDASRTDIDYLCQVVEAVIDAGATVVNIPDTVGYAVPHEFANIIRTLLDRVPNINKCILSVHCHNDLGLAVANSLAAVLAGAGQVECTINGIGERAGNAALEEVVMAINTRKDIFDVTTGVNTKEIYRASRLVSDVTGLQVQANKAIVGSNAFAHEAGIHQHGVIQDKRTYEIIDAEDIGLSESKLVLGKHSGRHAFEKRLSELGYELTREELDKAFARFKEVADKKKEIFDEDLEALVADEVHAIPETYQLTYMTVMTSLEGIPTATIKIATPNGELSDCGTGVGSVDAVYKTIDKIIRVPHTLKDYIVKAVTGGTDALGEVTVKLADDRNVYTGRGASLDIVEASAKAYIQAINKLVYYQAKRGNSRAGEKPVL; translated from the coding sequence ATGAGCAGGAGAATACTTATATTTGATACCACGCTCAGAGACGGCGAACAATCGCCCGGAGCAAGCATGAATATCGAGGAAAAATTGGAGGTGGCAAAGCAACTTGCCCGCCTGAATGTAGATGTAATTGAGGCGGGGTTCCCCATCTCATCTCCAGGAGATTTTGAGGCAGTCAAGACGATTGCCCAGCAGATTAAAGGCCCAGCAATCGCCGGTTTGTGTCGGGCGAACGATGCCGATATTGACCGTACGTGGGAGGCAGTTCGGTACTCCAATAAGCCCTATATACATACCTTCATTGCAACGTCTGATATTCATCTTGAGAGAAAACTAAAGAAATCCAGAGAAGAGGTTCTCGACCTGGCTGTAAAGGCAGTCAAGCGTGCCAAATCTTACTGCGAAAATGTGGAGTTCTCTGCCGAAGATGCATCGAGGACAGATATTGACTATCTGTGTCAAGTTGTAGAGGCGGTAATAGATGCTGGCGCCACCGTGGTCAACATTCCCGATACAGTCGGCTATGCTGTGCCGCATGAGTTCGCGAATATCATTAGGACGTTGCTAGACAGGGTGCCGAATATCAATAAATGCATACTGAGCGTCCATTGCCATAACGACCTTGGGTTGGCAGTTGCAAATTCATTGGCGGCGGTGCTTGCAGGTGCGGGCCAGGTGGAGTGTACGATAAATGGGATTGGCGAGCGTGCGGGTAATGCCGCACTTGAGGAGGTTGTGATGGCAATTAATACCCGCAAAGACATCTTCGATGTTACAACGGGTGTAAACACAAAAGAGATTTACCGCGCTAGCAGGCTTGTGAGCGACGTCACTGGTTTGCAGGTTCAGGCAAACAAGGCAATTGTTGGAAGCAATGCTTTTGCGCATGAGGCGGGAATCCATCAGCACGGCGTAATCCAGGATAAAAGAACCTATGAGATTATAGACGCAGAGGATATAGGCCTTTCTGAGAGCAAGCTTGTGCTTGGGAAACATTCGGGGCGCCATGCATTTGAAAAGCGGCTTAGCGAGCTTGGTTACGAGCTTACTCGTGAAGAACTTGACAAGGCATTTGCAAGGTTCAAAGAAGTGGCCGACAAAAAGAAGGAAATATTCGATGAGGATTTGGAAGCCTTAGTCGCCGACGAAGTTCATGCTATTCCTGAAACATATCAGCTGACGTACATGACTGTGATGACTAGCCTTGAGGGGATTCCCACTGCTACAATCAAAATCGCTACGCCTAATGGCGAGCTGAGCGACTGTGGAACTGGTGTTGGTTCGGTGGACGCAGTATACAAAACGATTGACAAAATTATCAGAGTTCCACACACTCTAAAAGATTATATCGTAAAAGCAGTAACAGGCGGCACCGATGCTTTGGGTGAAGTTACTGTGAAGTTAGCAGATGATAGGAACGTTTATACAGGCAGAGGTGCTAGCCTCGATATCGTGGAAGCAAGCGCCAAGGCATACATCCAGGCTATTAACAAACTAGTCTATTATCAAGCAAAGCGTGGCAACAGCCGCGCAGGTGAAAAGCCTGTGCTTTAG
- a CDS encoding MFS transporter — translation MKYLRWHIAGMLMLVTTISYLDRQSLSVAQVELDRHFHMSNTDYGYITFAFLIAYGIMHPFMGRIIDLLTTRRGMAVAVAWWSLANIAHAFAGSVSSFAFLRALLGIGEAGNFPGAAKAVAEWFPPKERAVATGIFNLGAGLGAAIAPPLIGTLIIAFGWRAAFIATGLIGFVWLFFWLLLYQQPEKNRFLTKEELAYIRSGQAEEKVEDVVQRGIWKEVLSRRELWALIAARTLTDPVWLFFTMWLPKYFKAERGFDIKQIAMFVWIPFFAADVGSIVGGGISAYFIKRGWPVLTARKVALLLSAALMPMVIPAVFVESWKWALLFVSIPPFAHQSWAASVLTLPGDLFPKRMVASAYGISGTLGILAGGVVMILVGKIVDFGSYMPIFIAAGFMHLIAAAIIFALIRQRKVHPIPT, via the coding sequence ATGAAGTACCTGCGCTGGCATATTGCCGGAATGCTAATGCTTGTAACAACAATCAGCTATTTGGACCGCCAGTCGCTTTCTGTAGCACAAGTTGAACTCGACCGCCATTTCCATATGAGCAACACAGACTATGGGTATATCACTTTTGCCTTCTTGATAGCCTACGGAATTATGCACCCCTTTATGGGCAGAATCATAGACTTGCTCACAACCAGGCGGGGAATGGCAGTTGCGGTTGCGTGGTGGTCCTTGGCAAATATTGCTCATGCATTTGCAGGCAGTGTATCTTCGTTTGCTTTTTTGAGAGCGCTGTTAGGAATAGGAGAAGCAGGCAACTTCCCCGGCGCAGCAAAAGCTGTTGCAGAATGGTTCCCTCCTAAGGAGCGAGCGGTTGCAACAGGCATCTTCAATCTTGGCGCAGGATTAGGCGCGGCAATTGCTCCGCCGCTGATCGGAACACTTATCATTGCTTTCGGCTGGAGAGCCGCATTTATTGCGACAGGTTTAATTGGCTTTGTTTGGCTGTTTTTTTGGCTTCTCCTGTATCAACAGCCTGAAAAGAACCGCTTCCTTACAAAAGAGGAGCTGGCGTATATAAGAAGCGGACAGGCAGAGGAAAAGGTAGAAGACGTCGTGCAGCGCGGAATTTGGAAAGAGGTGCTTTCTCGAAGGGAACTTTGGGCGCTTATCGCGGCTAGGACTCTGACTGACCCCGTGTGGCTCTTTTTTACTATGTGGCTTCCAAAATATTTCAAGGCTGAACGGGGTTTTGACATAAAGCAAATCGCAATGTTTGTCTGGATACCATTTTTTGCCGCGGACGTGGGAAGCATTGTAGGTGGTGGGATCTCGGCTTACTTTATCAAGCGGGGTTGGCCAGTACTCACCGCTCGGAAAGTTGCTCTCCTCCTTAGCGCGGCGCTGATGCCGATGGTAATTCCTGCCGTGTTTGTCGAAAGCTGGAAATGGGCGCTTTTGTTTGTGTCCATACCACCATTTGCGCACCAGAGTTGGGCGGCAAGCGTACTTACTCTGCCTGGCGACCTTTTCCCAAAACGAATGGTGGCATCAGCATACGGCATCTCGGGAACCCTGGGAATTCTTGCTGGCGGAGTTGTTATGATACTTGTTGGCAAAATTGTAGATTTTGGAAGTTACATGCCAATTTTTATCGCCGCCGGCTTTATGCATCTCATTGCCGCAGCTATTATTTTTGCGCTAATTAGGCAGCGCAAAGTTCACCCAATTCCAACATAA
- a CDS encoding NTP transferase domain-containing protein translates to MKGVVLAGGLGTRLYPLTYATNKHLLPVFDKPMIFYPIQTLVKAGITEVMVVTGGPHAGDFLSVLQNGEQLGLRHLEYAYQAKEGGIAEALSLCEDFADGGSITVILGDNTTDADIGPAVRSFKQGARIFLKRVPDPERFGVPVFGEGGRIIAIEEKPKKPKSDFAVTGLYIYDSQVFEFIRECKPSARGELEITDVNNLYIKAGQLDWVELEGFWSDAGTFESLYRTNKFWAEKALKEKGKT, encoded by the coding sequence ATGAAAGGTGTAGTTCTCGCCGGCGGCCTTGGTACGCGCCTTTATCCACTTACATATGCAACTAATAAACATTTGCTGCCTGTCTTTGATAAGCCAATGATTTTTTATCCAATCCAAACGCTTGTCAAAGCGGGCATAACAGAAGTGATGGTAGTCACAGGCGGGCCTCATGCAGGTGACTTCCTTAGCGTGCTACAAAATGGCGAACAGCTTGGATTAAGACACCTTGAATATGCATACCAAGCTAAGGAAGGCGGTATTGCGGAGGCGCTTTCGTTGTGTGAAGATTTTGCCGACGGCGGAAGCATAACTGTAATTCTTGGAGACAATACAACCGATGCAGATATTGGCCCGGCAGTAAGGTCATTTAAACAGGGTGCGCGAATATTCCTAAAGCGAGTACCCGACCCTGAGCGCTTTGGTGTCCCAGTTTTTGGCGAGGGCGGCAGGATTATTGCAATCGAGGAAAAGCCAAAAAAACCAAAGTCCGATTTTGCCGTTACGGGGTTGTACATCTATGACAGTCAGGTCTTTGAATTCATCCGAGAATGTAAGCCCTCGGCCCGCGGCGAGCTTGAAATTACAGATGTAAACAATTTATACATAAAAGCTGGCCAGCTGGATTGGGTTGAGCTTGAAGGTTTTTGGAGCGACGCTGGCACCTTTGAAAGCTTGTATCGCACTAACAAATTCTGGGCAGAAAAAGCACTCAAGGAAAAAGGGAAAACTTAA